A genomic stretch from Falco cherrug isolate bFalChe1 chromosome 1, bFalChe1.pri, whole genome shotgun sequence includes:
- the MYO18A gene encoding unconventional myosin-XVIIIa isoform X11, whose amino-acid sequence MFNLMKKDKEKDGARKEKKEKKEKKERMSAAELKSLEEMSMRRGFFNLNRASKRDSKTRLEISNPIPIKVASGSDLHLTDIDSDSNRGSVILDSGHLSTASSSDDLKVDDANFKGSVLQRAAKFGSLAKQNSQMIVKRFSFSQKSRDESTSETSTPSEHSAAPSPQVEVRMLETQLSKQGVPQGHPCTPPATSLRARVPELVSKRFPAELRLPALVPPQPPTPRQLELQRRNTGDFGFSLRRTTMLDRAPDGQVYRRVVHFAEPGAGTKDLALGLVPGDRLVEINGRNVESKSRDEIVEMIRQSGETVQLKVQPILELSELSRCWLRGGQGTRRAAWDAKTEEQIAAEEAWYETEKVWLVHRDGFSLGSQLRLEEGVPLPEGKVKVKLDHDGTVLEVEEDDVEKANPPSCDRVEDLASLLYLNESSVLHTLRQRYGGNLLHTYAGPTMVIINPLSSPSMYSEKVMHMFKGCRREDTSPHIYAVAQAAYRSMLMSRQDQAVVLLGASGSGKTTNCQHLVQYLTTIAGSTGKVFSVEKWQALYTILEAFGNSSTGMNGNATRFSQIISLDFDQAGQVASASIQTLLLEKLRVTKRPANEATFNIFYYLLACSDSTLRTELHFNHLAENNVFGIVPLSKPEEKQKATQQFNKLQAAMKVMGISSDEQKAFWLVLGAIYHLGAAGATKDADEAGRKQFARHEWAQKAAYLLGCSLEELSSSIFKHQPKGTLQRSTSFRQGPDEPPLGDSGTGPKLTALECLEGMAAGLYSELFTLLISLLNRALKSSQHSVCSVTVVDTPGAQNPELAGQSRGATFEELCHNYTQERLQLLFHQRTFARELERYKEENIELALADAEPGSSGSIAAVDQPSHQALVRSLARTDEARGLLWLLEEEALQPGGNEDTLLERLFSYYGPQEGGKKGHNPLLPSDKPRHFLLGHSSGTNWVEYDATGWLNHVKHNPASQNASVLLQESQKKVISSLFAGRGGSALVLSGSVAGLEGGSQLALRRATSMRKTFTTGVAAVKKKSLCIQIKLQVDALIDSIKKSKLHFVHCFLPKAAGGGGDPRALPCRRVSGSELELPAEHCEAGLMQLDVPLLRAQLRGSRLLDTLRMYRQGYPDHMVFAEFRRRFDVLAPHLTKKHGRNYIVVDEKRAVEELLESLDLEKSSYHMGLSRVFFRAGSLARLEEQRDAQTSRNITLFQAACRGFLARQQFKKRKIQDLAIRCVQKNIKKNKGVKGWPWWKLFTTVRPLIEVQLTEDQIRGKDEEIQQLKSKLEKVEKERNELRLNSDRLESRITELTSELTDERNTGESASQLLDAETAERLRAEKEMKDLQAKYDALKKQMESMEMEVMEARLIRAAELNGELDDDDSGGEWRLKYERAVREIDFTKKRLQQELEDKLEVEQQGKRQLERRLTDLQADSEESQRALQQLKKKCQRLAAELQDTKLHLEGQQGRNHDLEKKQRRFDTELSQAHEEAQRERLQREKLSREKDVLVAEVFGLKQLLEDKDSDIAGLTQKAEALEAELQDISSQESKDEASLAKVKKQLRDLEAKVKDQEEELDEQAGTIQMLEQAKLRLEMEMERLRQTHAKEVESRDEEVEEIRQSCQKKLKQMEVQLEEEYEDKQKVLREKRELESKLSAVSEQANQRDFETEKRLRRDLKRTKALLADAQIMLDHLKNNAPSKREIAQLKNQLEESEFTCAAAVKARKSMEVEIEDLHLQIDDLAKAKAGLEEQLSRLQREKNEVQSRLEEDQEDMNELMKKHKAAVAQASRDLAQMNDLQAQLEEVNKEKQELQEKLQGLQSQLEFLEQSMVDKSLVSRQEAKIRELETRLEFERTQVKRLESLATRLKENMEKLTEERDQRAAAENREKEQNKRLQRQLRDVKEEMGELAKKEAEASRKKHELEMDLESLEAANQSLQSDLKLAFKRIGDLQAAIEDEMESDSNEDLINSLQDMVAKYQKRKSKLDGDSDVDSELEDRVDGVKSWLSKNKGSSKALSDDGSLKGSSPPSSRHTFTYDRWDEEQDTGESTRRYSHSSPSASEADSRATETPA is encoded by the exons ATGTTCAACTTGATGAAAaaggacaaggagaaggatgggGCCCgaaaggagaagaaggaaaagaaggagaagaaggagcgGATGTCGGCGGCTGAACTGAAGAGCTTGGAGGAGATGAGCATGCGCCGGGGCTTCTTCAACCTCAACCGTGCCTCCAAGCGGGACTCCAAGACCCGCCTGGAGATCTCCAACCCCATCCCCATTAAGGTGGCCAGTGGCTCCGACCTGCATCTCACAGATATCGACTCCGACAGCAACCGGGGCAGCGTCATCTTGGACTCAGGCCACCTGAGCACGGCCAGCTCCAGCGATGATCTCAAGGTGGACGATGCCAACTTCAAGGGCTCGGTGCTGCAGCGGGCGGCCAAGTTTGGCTCGTTGGCCAAGCAGAACTCACAGATGATTGTCAAACGTTTCTCCTTCTCCCAGAAGAGCCGGGATGAGAGCACCTCAGAGACATCCACCCCCTCCGAGCActcagcagccccctccccacaggtGGAGGTGCGCATGCTGGAGACCCAGCTTTCCAAGCAAGGGGTCCCCCAAGGACACCCCTGCAcccctcctgccacctccctgcgTGCCAGGGTGCCGGAGCTCGTTAGCAAGAGGTTTCCTGCTGAGCTGCGGCTGCCCGCCTTGgtgcccccgcagccccccaccccacggcagctggagctgcagaggcGCAACACTGGTGATTTTGGCTTCTCCCTACGCCGCACCACCATGCTGGACCGGGCGCCCGACGGGCAGGTGTACCGACGTGTCGTGCACTTTGCTGAACCTGGAGCTGGCACCAAAGACTTGGCGTTGGGGTTGGTGCCTGGTGACCGGTTGGTGGAGATCAATGGACGAAATGTGGAGAGCAAATCCCGGGATGAGATCGTGGAGATGATCCGGCAGTCGGGGGAGACGGTGCAGCTGAAGGTGCAGCCCATCCTGGAGCTGAGTGAGCTGAGCCGCTGCTGGCTGCGGGGTGGCCAGGGGACACGCCGCGCTGCTTGGGAT GCCAAGACGGAGGAGCAGATAGCCGCCGAGGAGGCCTGGTATGAGACAGAGAAGGTGTGGCTGGTGCACAGAGATGGCTTCTCCTTGG gcagccagctgcggCTGGAGGAGGGTGTCCCCCTGCCCGAGGGCAAGGTGAAGGTGAAGCTGGACCATGATGGAACCGTtctggaggtggaggaggacGATGTGGAGAAG GCAAACCCCCCCTCCTGTGACCGCGTGGAGGACCTCGCCAGCCTCCTCTACCTCAACGAGTCCAGCGTGCTGCACACGCTGCGGCAGCGCTACGGTGGAAACCTCCTGCACACCTACGCCGGCCCCACCATGGTCATCATCAACCCACTGAGCTCCCCCTCCATGTATTCTGAGAAG GTCATGCACATGTTCAAAGGGTGCCGCAGGGAGGACACGTCCCCGCACATCTACGCGGTGGCCCAGGCTGCCTACCGCAGCATGCTGATGAGCCGCCAGGACCAAGCGGTCGTGCTGCTGGGCGCCAGTGGCAGCGGCAAAACCACCAACTGCCAACACCTTGTCCAGTACCTCACCACCATCGCTGGCAGCACTGGCAAGGTCTTCTCTG TGGAGAAGTGGCAGGCTCTCTACACCATCCTGGAGGCTTTTGGCAATAGCAGCACCGGCATGAATGGCAACGCCACCCGCTTCTCCCAGATCATCTCTCTGGACTTCGACCAGGCTGGGCAGGTGGCATCTGCCTCCATACAG acgctgctgctggagaagctgcGCGTCACGAAGCGCCCAGCCAACGAAGCAACCTTCAACATCTTCTACTACCTGCTGGCCTGCTCTGACAGCACCCTGCG GACTGAGCTTCATTTCAACCACTTGGCAGAGAACAACGTCTTTGGCATCGTGCCCCTCTCCAAG CcggaggaaaagcagaaggcGACCCAGCAGTTCAACAAGCTTCAGGCTGCCATGAAGGTGATGGGCATCTCCAGCGATGAGCAGAAAGCCTTCTGGCTTGTCCTGGGGGCCATTTATCATCTGGGGGCCGCCGGGGCCACAAAAG ACGCCGACGAAG CTGGAAGGAAGCAGTTTGCACGGCACGAGTGGGCTCAGAAAGCCGCTTacctgctgggctgcagcctggaggAGCTCTCCTCCTCCATCTTCAAGCACCAGCCCAAGGGTACCCTGCAGCGATCCACCTCCTTCCGGCAGGGCCCCGATGAGCCCCCCCTGGGTGACAGCGGTACAG GTCCCAAGCTGACAGCACTGGAGTGCCTGGAGGGCATGGCGGCCGGCTTGTACTCTGAGCTCTTCACCCTCCTCATCTCCCTCCTCAACAG GGCGCTGAAATCGAGCCAGCACTCGGTGTGCTCGGTGACGGTGGTGGACACCCCGGGGGCGCAGAACCCCgagctggcagggcagagccggGGGGCCACCTTCGAGGAGCTTTGCCACAACTACACCCAGGAGCgcctgcagctgctcttccaCCAGCGCACCTTCGCCCGCGAGCTGGAGCGCTACAAGGAG GAGAACATAGAGCTTGCCCTGGCTGATGCCGAGCCCGGCTCCTCTGGCTCCATAGCTGCTGTAGACCAGCCCTCGCACCAGGCACTG GTCCGGTCACTGGCCCGCACAGACGAGGCGcgggggctgctgtggctgctggaggaggaggcGCTGCAGCCAGGCGGCAACGAGGACACCTTGCTGGAGCGGCTCTTCTCCTACTACGGCCCCCAGGAAGGGGGCAAGAAAG GGCACAACCCGCTGCTCCCCAGTGACAAGCCCCGACATTTCCTTCTGGGCCACAGCTCGGGGACCAACTGGGTGGAGTACGATGCCACGGGCTGGCTCAACCACGTCAAGCACAACCCGGCCTCCCAAAATGCCTCCGTCCTGCTGCAGGAGTCACAGAA GAAGGTCATCAGCAGCCTGTTTGCGGGCCGTGGCGGGTCAGCGCTGGTGCTGTCGGGCTcggtggcagggctggagggggggtCCCAGCTGGCCCTGCGCCGGGCCACCAGCATGCGGAAGACCTTCACCACCGGCGTGGCTGCTGTCAAGAAGAAATCCCTCTGCATCCAGATCAAGCTGCAAGTG GACGCCCTCATTGACAGCATCAAGAAGTCCAAGCTCCACTTTGTGCACTGCTTCCTGCCCaaggcggcggggggcggcggggacccCCGGGCTCTGCCGTGCCGGCGGGTGAGCGGCAGTGAACTGGAGCTGCCGGCGGAGCACTGCGAGGCCGGGCTCATGCAGCTGGACGTGCCCCTCCTGCGTGCCCAGCTCCGCGGCTCCCGCCTGCTCGACACCCTCCGCATGTACCGCCAAG GGTATCCCGACCACATGGTTTTTGCGGAGTTCAGGCGGCGCTTTGACGTCCTGGCCCCACACCTGACCAAGAAGCACGGGCGCAACTACATCGTCGTGGATGAGAAGCGG gCGGTGGAGGAGCTCCTGGAGTCACTGGacctggagaagagcagctaCCACATGGGCTTGAGCCGG GTGTTTTTCCGAGCTGGATCACTagccaggctggaggagcagagggacGCGCAGACCAGCAGGAACATCACCCTCTTCCAGGCAGCGTGCAGGGGCTTCTTGGCACGGCAGCAGTTCAAGAAAAGGAAG ATCCAGGATTTGGCCATCCGCTGCGTGCAGAAGAACATCAAGAAGAACAAGGGGGTGAAGGGCTGGCCCTGGTGGAAGCTTTTCACCACCGTGCGGCCCCTCATCGAGGTGCAGCTCACCGAGGACCAGATCCGCGGCAAAGAC GAAGAGATCCAGCAGCTGAAGAGCAAACTCGAGAAGGTGGAGAAAGAGCGTAACGAGCTCCGGCTCAACAGCGACCGCCTGGAGAGCAGG ATCACAGAGCTGACATCGGAGCTGACAGACGAGCGGAACACCGGCGAGTCGgcctcccagctgctggacGCCGAGACGGCTGAGAGGCTGCGGGCCGAGAAGGAGATGAAGGACCTGCAG gCCAAGTACGATGCTCTGAAGAAGCAGATGGAGTCCATGGAGATGGAGGTGATGGAGGCTCGGCTCATCCGGGCGGCCGAGCTCAACGGGGAGCTCGACGATGATGATTCAG GTGGCGAATGGCGGCTGAAATATGAGCGGGCGGTGCGGGAGATCGACTTCACTAAGAAacggctgcagcaggagctggaggacaAGCTGGAGGTGGAGCAGCAGGGCAAGAGGCAGCTGGAGCGGAGG ctgaCGGACCTGCAGGCAGACAGCGAGGAGAGCCAGCGGGCGCTGCAGCAGCTAAAGAAGAAGTGCCAGCGCCTGGCCGCGGAGCTGCAGGACACCAAGCTGCACCTCGAGGGACAGCAAGGACGCAACCATGACCTGGAGAAGAAGCAGCGGAG GTTTGACACCGAGCTCTCGCAGGCGCACGAGGAGGCCCAGCGGGAGAGGCTGCAGCGGGAGAAGCTGAGCCGTGAGAAGGACGTGCTGGTGGCTGAGGTCTTCGGCCtcaagcagctgctggag GACAAGGATTCGGACATTGCGGGGCTGACACAGAAGGCGGAGGCGCtggaggctgagctgcaggacaTCTCCTCCCAGGAGTCGAAGGATGAAGCCTCCCTGGCCAAGgtgaagaagcagctgagggacctGGAGGCGAAGGTCAAAGaccaggaggaggaactggaCGAGCAGGCTGGGACCATCcagatgctggagcag GCCAAGCTGCGGCTGGAGATGGAGATGGAGCGGCTGCGGCAGACCCACGCCAAGGAGGTGGAGAGCCGTGACGAGGAGGTGGAGGAGATTCGGCAGTCGTGCCAGAAGAAG CTGAAGCAGATGGaggtgcagctggaggaggagtaCGAGGACAAGCAGAAGGTACTGAGAGAGAAACGGGAGCTGGAGAGCAAGTTATCTGCTGTCAGCGAGCAG GCCAACCAGCGGGACTTCGAGACGGAAAAGCGCCTGCGCCGGGACCTGAAGAGGACAAAGGCGCTGCTGGCTGATGCACAGATCATGCTGGACCACCTGAAGAACAATGCACCCAGCAAGAGGGAGATCGCCCAGCTCAAGAACCAG ctggaggagtcGGAGTTCACCTGTGCGGCTGCTGTTAAGGCCCGCAAGTCCATGGAGGTGGAGATTGAAGACCTCCACCTGCAGATCGACGATCTTGCCAAGGCCAAGGCAGGG ctggaggagcagctgagccGGCTGCAGCGGGAGAAGAATGAGGTGCAGAGTCGGCTGGAGGAGGACCAGGAGGACATGAATGAGCTGATGAAGAAGCACAAGGCGGCTGTGGCCCAG GCGTCCCGGGACCTGGCGCAGATGAATGACctccaggcacagctggaggaggtcaacaaggagaagcaggagctgcAAGAGAAG CTGCAAGGCTTGCAGAGCCAGCTGGAATTCCTGGAGCAATCCATGGTGGACAAGTCGCTAGTGAGCCGGCAAGAGGCCAAGATCCGCGAGCTGGAGACCAGGCTGGAGTTTGAGCGGACACAAGTCAAGCGCCTGGAG AGCCTGGCCACGCGGCTGAAGGAGAACATGGAGAAGCTGACGGAGGAGCGAGATCAGCGCGCAGCCGCCGAGAACCGGGAGAAGGAGCAGAACAAGCGGCTGCAGCGACAGCTCCGCGATGTCAAGGAGGAGATGGGTGAGCTGGCCAAGAAGGAGGCAGAGGCCAGCCGCAAGAAGCACGAGCTG GAGATGGACCTGGAGAGCCTGGAAGCTGCCAACCAGAGCCTGCAGTCAGACCTGAAGCTGGCCTTCAAGCGCATCGGGGACCTGCAGGCGGCCATCGAGGATGAGATGGAGAGTGACAGCAACGAGGACCTCATCAACAG TTTGCAGGACATGGTGGCAAAgtatcagaaaagaaagagtaaacT TGATGGTGACTCAGACGTGGACTCAGAGCTGGAGGACCGTGTGGACGGGGTGAAGTCCTGGCTCTCCAAGAACAAAGGCTCCTCCAAAGCGCTCTCGGATGATGGCAGCCTGAAGGGCAGCAG cccccccagctcccggcACACCTTCACCTACGACAGATGGGACGAGGAGCAGGACACCGGGGAAAGCACACGCCGCTACTCCCACAGCTCCCCCAGCGCCAGCGAGGCAGACAGCCGGGCCACCGAGACCCCTGCCTAG